In Peptococcus niger, the genomic window TGACCGGTCTGACCGTTGCCGAATATTTCCGCGACGAGCAAAATCAGGACGTCCTGCTCTTTATTGACAATATTTTCCGCTTTACCCAAGCCGGTTCAGAAGTTTCCGCCCTTTTGGGGCGGATGCCGTCAGCCGTCGGCTACCAACCGACCCTGGCAACGGAAATGGGCACCATGCAGGAACGCATTACCTCTACCGATAAAGGGTCCATTACCTCGGTACAAGCCGTTTACGTTCCCGCCGATGACTTAACCGACCCGGCGCCTGCAACCACCTTTGCCCACTTGGACGCCACCACCGTTTTGGAGCGGTCCATCTCTGAAAAAGGGATTTATCCGGCCGTTGATCCGCTTGCGTCCACATCCCGCATTTTAGATCCGCGCATCGTTGGTGAAGAGCATTATGAAATCGCCCGTGATGTGCAGGAGGTCTTGCAGGAATACCGCGAATTACAGGACATCATCTCCATCTTGGGTATGGATGAGCTTTCTGACGAAGAAAAACTAACCGTCGCCCGTGCCCGTCGTATAGAACGGTTCCTGTCCCAAAGCTTCTTCGTTGCCGAACAGTTTACCGGCAACCCCGGGCAGTACATCCCCTTGGAAGAAACCTTGCGGGGCTTCCGCGAAATTTTGGACGGCAAACACGATGACCTGCCGGAACAAGCCTTCCTGATGGTCGGCACCATCGACGATGCCGTTGCTAAAGCGGAACGCATGCGTGCAGAAGGGCTGGCGTAGGAGGCATCATGGCGGGTAAAAAAACACATCTTGACGTCATCACGCCCAGAGGCGTCGCATTGAATATTGATTGCGACCTGGTCGTTGTTACCTCGACAAACGGCGAGATGGGCTTCATGGCCAATCATGCCCCGACCCTGGCTGCCCTCGTCCCTCAAGTGGTGCGCTATACCGTAGACGGTGAACAAAAGGTCATCTTCGCTTCCGGCGGTTTTGTGGAAGTGAACCATAATACCGTCAGCATTCTAGCGCCAGCGGCAGAAACCGCATCTGAAATTGATTTTAAACGCGCCGAAGCAGCCAAAGCCCGTGCCCTCGAACGTTTGAAAAAAAGTGAAGAGATAGACGTGATGCGCGCTGAAGCGGCACTTGCCCGCGCCAATGCGCGTCTCAAAATGAGCGAATACCACCATCCAATCGGCCTGTAAGCCAAAGGATACGCCAACTGATCAACCAATCCCAGCTGAATCAACCTTCTTCTCCAGTGGAAGTAATCCCAAAA contains:
- the atpD gene encoding F0F1 ATP synthase subunit beta; this translates as MNQGTIIKVVGPVVDVEFPSGLLPNINNALHISSDEQPEDKKTGHDFKVVLEVAEHLGGNIVRAIAMSSTDGLMRGMVVTDQESPITVPVGDATLGRLMNVVGDPIDEAGEVPSETRWPIHRSAPTYVQQNPSKEILETGIKVVDLLCPYVKGGKIGLFGGAGVGKTVLIQELIRNIAYEHGGYSVFAGVGERTREGKDLLVEMRESGVIDKTSLVFGQMNEPPGARMRIALTGLTVAEYFRDEQNQDVLLFIDNIFRFTQAGSEVSALLGRMPSAVGYQPTLATEMGTMQERITSTDKGSITSVQAVYVPADDLTDPAPATTFAHLDATTVLERSISEKGIYPAVDPLASTSRILDPRIVGEEHYEIARDVQEVLQEYRELQDIISILGMDELSDEEKLTVARARRIERFLSQSFFVAEQFTGNPGQYIPLEETLRGFREILDGKHDDLPEQAFLMVGTIDDAVAKAERMRAEGLA
- the atpC gene encoding ATP synthase F1 subunit epsilon produces the protein MAGKKTHLDVITPRGVALNIDCDLVVVTSTNGEMGFMANHAPTLAALVPQVVRYTVDGEQKVIFASGGFVEVNHNTVSILAPAAETASEIDFKRAEAAKARALERLKKSEEIDVMRAEAALARANARLKMSEYHHPIGL